From Paenibacillus sp. V4I7, one genomic window encodes:
- a CDS encoding AraC family transcriptional regulator codes for MKWKQWFVYSAYRKMWIYFVLLVALTVMTVSSTLYLFYANQTEKTIGKNLISMLQQTSYTSNIVHQQIITVGTQLQNNNRIITVLMNRTSDKLQDREAMDILTEVQSTYPFIKDIGIYNDYTKRFLTTRGTPYELNDVEKNKILATPHSQYIDLFAQKLEPLFPSSSLTPINVLTFILRPNYALSSMNRGAILINIDEQYIMQTMQSISSASEDSFVIDASGLVLSHTDPSQFMKNFNEISYIHEILESSSKSHYFKVKLNGQQQLVTYVKSDQLGWFFISIKPFAMLISDISVLRSFTWIIVLAIILLGVVTAYFATNKLYYPLGNLIHKVQGMTGDQGSGAKKSQNEFALLSEAFSNVINQAQTGVIEKQWSLPVLKKTYLQHLLRGTQHDLSAAHIMQSDISEHFANSYYTVILAQIDHYAEFEQVHNQMMQGLLRFSVSNISNELLDKHVRNEHIVVDEQTVAILLFLKSPSISSHILLTLADIQESIHKLFHFTVTFSIGHVVTEQNEIQHSFKIAQDYAKYRFFYGHRSIIHADMVKDLSPKANSYPIEAEKKLCEALRLNHGGKVDQSLALFIKELNGLSYYQAISCANQLLSTLLRDFGSNLPIMHDYSKEYFEVVNKLQIQETLREVHELLQEFCQLIRQLMENKQATKTDTLLAYVCGYLQEHYHEFDLGIEAIADSVQLSPGYLGKLFRNHTQLSFNDYLKNIRLEEAKKLLISTDDGISSISEKVGIINTTYFFTLFKKAYGISPAQYRDQHAKKD; via the coding sequence TTGAAATGGAAGCAATGGTTCGTTTACTCGGCATACCGAAAAATGTGGATATATTTTGTTCTGCTTGTCGCTTTGACCGTCATGACTGTCAGCTCTACCCTCTATTTGTTCTACGCAAATCAAACGGAAAAAACAATCGGTAAAAACCTCATCTCCATGCTTCAACAAACATCCTATACGTCCAATATCGTTCATCAACAAATTATTACGGTGGGGACCCAACTTCAAAATAACAACCGGATCATTACTGTGTTAATGAATCGCACCTCTGACAAGCTTCAAGATCGTGAAGCCATGGATATTTTGACAGAGGTCCAATCTACCTATCCGTTCATTAAGGATATTGGTATCTATAACGATTATACGAAGAGGTTTTTAACGACCAGAGGTACCCCATACGAGCTAAATGATGTAGAGAAGAACAAAATTTTAGCAACGCCTCATTCGCAATATATCGATTTATTTGCCCAAAAGCTTGAACCTTTATTCCCCTCATCGTCCTTGACACCAATCAATGTTCTTACTTTCATACTCCGACCGAACTATGCGCTTTCTTCTATGAATAGAGGGGCCATTCTAATCAACATAGATGAACAATACATCATGCAAACTATGCAATCTATCTCGAGTGCTAGTGAGGATTCATTTGTCATCGATGCGAGTGGGCTTGTCTTATCTCATACAGACCCTTCTCAGTTCATGAAGAACTTTAATGAAATCTCATACATCCATGAAATATTAGAGTCTTCAAGCAAATCTCATTATTTCAAAGTAAAGCTGAATGGACAACAACAGCTCGTCACTTACGTCAAGTCAGATCAGCTTGGCTGGTTTTTTATTTCTATAAAGCCTTTCGCAATGCTCATCTCAGATATCTCTGTTCTACGCTCCTTTACTTGGATCATTGTCTTAGCAATCATCTTGCTAGGGGTAGTAACGGCTTACTTTGCAACAAATAAGCTCTACTACCCGTTAGGCAATCTTATTCATAAAGTTCAGGGGATGACCGGAGATCAGGGATCAGGAGCCAAGAAAAGCCAGAACGAATTCGCTTTACTATCAGAAGCATTCTCCAATGTCATCAATCAAGCGCAAACTGGTGTCATTGAAAAGCAATGGTCATTACCTGTATTGAAAAAAACGTATCTTCAACATTTATTAAGAGGAACGCAGCATGATCTTTCAGCCGCTCATATTATGCAATCCGATATAAGTGAGCATTTTGCAAATTCGTACTATACGGTTATTTTGGCTCAAATTGATCATTATGCTGAGTTTGAGCAGGTTCATAATCAGATGATGCAGGGGTTGCTTCGCTTTTCAGTGAGCAATATCAGCAATGAACTGTTAGACAAACATGTTCGTAACGAACATATCGTGGTTGATGAACAAACCGTTGCCATTTTGTTATTCCTTAAATCGCCATCTATCTCTTCTCATATTTTGCTGACGCTCGCTGATATTCAAGAAAGCATTCATAAGCTGTTCCATTTCACAGTCACATTCAGTATTGGTCATGTTGTTACGGAGCAAAATGAGATCCAGCATTCATTCAAAATAGCACAAGACTATGCTAAATATCGTTTTTTCTATGGTCACCGTTCCATTATTCATGCAGATATGGTGAAGGATCTATCCCCTAAGGCTAATTCCTATCCCATTGAGGCTGAGAAAAAACTGTGTGAAGCGTTACGTTTGAACCATGGCGGCAAGGTCGATCAATCTCTCGCCTTGTTCATTAAGGAGCTAAATGGGCTGAGTTATTATCAGGCAATTTCATGCGCAAATCAGTTATTAAGTACGCTATTGAGAGATTTTGGCAGTAATCTCCCGATCATGCATGACTATTCGAAAGAGTATTTCGAAGTTGTAAATAAACTACAGATCCAAGAAACTCTGAGAGAGGTTCATGAATTACTTCAAGAATTTTGCCAGCTAATACGCCAACTAATGGAAAATAAACAAGCAACCAAAACAGATACGTTACTGGCCTACGTGTGTGGGTATTTACAGGAGCATTACCACGAGTTCGATTTAGGCATTGAAGCCATTGCAGACAGTGTACAGCTATCTCCGGGTTATTTAGGTAAACTGTTCCGGAACCATACTCAGTTGTCCTTTAATGATTACCTGAAAAATATTCGGCTTGAGGAAGCGAAGAAATTGCTGATCTCAACAGATGACGGGATCTCCTCGATTAGCGAAAAAGTTGGTATCATTAACACAACCTATTTCTTTACGCTTTTCAAGAAAGCTTATGGCATTTCCCCTGCTCAATATCGTGATCAGCACGCAAAGAAGGATTAA
- a CDS encoding extracellular solute-binding protein yields the protein MNKTKKRFTAMSLVVLMFVALLAACSQSSSDKSSDGKQAQAESDEILPVRYVIPGIAAPFTDEVVKKVNEKLLADGVKVKLELKFIPWDAWDQKTNLMLSTGEEFEMLHVMENGSVPTAAYVGRGALQPLDALIDKYGPNIKKIIPEYAWKGAKVSGKIYAIPAVWRHETLSSGELGTLGYRQDLLDKTGLSFPKTAEEFVTTAEKMQAVAGKKLYVQTETDGTPVFLHRTYDTWPFYVDYREQIIKVDQAGQVSSWLESDEFKKDAKVFRQLYEKSLINPDILTLKKEERDKAMSYGDFLYSTFGSWAYTTSSVKNNPTAVLKEGYLAKEKSLLQFLAFGNANAIPATSKHPEATIKFLNWLYANKDNHNLFINGEQGVHYKPVGERKAESIKKENEVAYSFPSWMIGNINYMLFNVNTPDETVDLQINETKSKVEFSPVLGFHLNTEPIAVEYANVLSEIKAKIFPIKMGYQDYDKYFPAAIASVKAAGLDKVVAEYKKQFTAWKEAQK from the coding sequence ATGAATAAGACCAAAAAACGTTTCACCGCTATGAGTTTAGTAGTCCTCATGTTCGTAGCCTTATTAGCAGCTTGCAGTCAATCATCCAGCGATAAGAGTTCTGATGGCAAGCAAGCACAAGCGGAATCGGATGAAATCCTGCCGGTACGTTATGTGATCCCAGGCATTGCGGCACCTTTTACGGATGAAGTTGTGAAAAAAGTGAATGAGAAATTACTTGCTGACGGGGTCAAAGTGAAGCTGGAATTGAAATTTATCCCGTGGGATGCTTGGGATCAGAAAACGAATTTGATGCTGAGCACAGGCGAAGAATTTGAAATGCTTCATGTTATGGAGAACGGATCCGTGCCAACCGCTGCTTACGTCGGTCGCGGAGCACTTCAACCGTTGGACGCACTTATTGATAAATATGGACCCAATATTAAGAAAATCATTCCTGAATATGCATGGAAAGGCGCTAAAGTGAGTGGTAAGATCTATGCCATTCCAGCCGTATGGCGTCATGAAACCTTAAGCAGTGGTGAATTAGGTACACTAGGTTATCGTCAAGATTTATTAGATAAAACGGGACTCTCCTTCCCGAAAACGGCGGAAGAGTTCGTGACAACAGCTGAAAAAATGCAAGCTGTGGCTGGGAAGAAGCTATATGTTCAAACGGAAACAGACGGAACGCCAGTATTCTTGCACCGTACGTATGATACTTGGCCATTCTATGTCGACTATCGTGAGCAAATTATTAAAGTGGATCAAGCCGGACAAGTAAGCTCGTGGTTGGAAAGTGATGAATTCAAGAAAGATGCCAAGGTCTTCCGTCAGTTATATGAGAAATCACTAATTAACCCTGATATTCTGACATTAAAGAAAGAAGAGCGCGATAAAGCCATGTCTTACGGTGATTTCCTTTACAGCACGTTTGGATCATGGGCATATACAACATCTTCTGTGAAAAACAATCCGACTGCCGTCCTCAAGGAAGGATATCTGGCTAAAGAGAAGTCATTGCTGCAGTTCTTGGCATTTGGGAATGCGAACGCTATTCCTGCAACCTCCAAGCACCCAGAGGCAACGATTAAATTCTTAAATTGGTTGTATGCCAATAAGGATAACCATAATCTGTTCATTAATGGCGAACAAGGCGTACACTATAAACCTGTCGGTGAGCGTAAAGCGGAATCTATCAAAAAAGAAAATGAAGTTGCATATAGTTTCCCTTCCTGGATGATCGGTAACATCAATTATATGTTGTTTAACGTGAATACACCGGATGAGACGGTTGATTTACAAATCAACGAGACGAAAAGTAAAGTTGAATTCTCTCCTGTGTTAGGCTTCCATCTCAACACCGAACCGATTGCAGTGGAATATGCAAACGTTTTGTCGGAAATTAAAGCTAAGATTTTCCCAATCAAGATGGGGTATCAAGACTACGATAAATACTTTCCAGCGGCTATTGCAAGCGTGAAGGCTGCAGGACTTGATAAAGTTGTGGCTGAGTATAAGAAACAGTTTACTGCTTGGAAAGAGGCTCAGAAATAG
- a CDS encoding sugar ABC transporter permease, which translates to MMALTKARVVRKYSFITDIRKNPIAYVLIFPAMLYTFFYGYMTLPYMLIAFQKFNYTKGIFRSEWVGFKNFEFFFNSTSAALVTWNTLKLNFLSIIFGTLVALIMSILLNELRSRTFKRVSQSTLLFPHFLSWIIVSYIVYSLFSTEYGFINHIFKWVGFDPHNWYSEAKPWTWILVGLSVWKETGMSAVIYLAAIASIDESLYEAAKIDGANRWQQIKNITIPLLMPTVSILTLLAIGKIFYSDFGMIYAIIGDNGLLYPTTDVIDTYTFRTLRTSGNPAIAMAIGMYQSIVGFVLVLVANWLVKKSSKDSVIF; encoded by the coding sequence ATGATGGCTTTAACAAAGGCAAGAGTTGTTCGAAAATATTCATTTATAACCGATATCAGGAAAAATCCGATCGCATATGTACTGATATTTCCGGCCATGCTGTATACGTTTTTTTACGGTTATATGACGCTTCCTTATATGCTGATTGCTTTCCAGAAATTTAATTACACCAAGGGAATATTCAGAAGTGAGTGGGTAGGTTTCAAAAATTTTGAGTTCTTCTTCAATTCAACATCGGCTGCACTGGTTACATGGAATACGCTAAAATTAAATTTTCTATCGATTATCTTTGGAACATTGGTTGCCTTGATCATGTCGATTTTGTTAAATGAGCTTCGCTCGCGTACCTTTAAAAGAGTTTCACAATCGACACTGCTCTTCCCACACTTTTTATCGTGGATTATTGTTAGCTATATTGTTTATAGTCTTTTTTCAACAGAGTACGGATTTATTAACCATATTTTCAAATGGGTAGGATTCGATCCTCATAACTGGTATTCGGAAGCAAAGCCGTGGACATGGATCCTAGTTGGACTTAGCGTATGGAAAGAAACGGGCATGTCGGCTGTTATTTATTTGGCAGCAATTGCTTCTATAGATGAATCCTTATATGAAGCAGCAAAGATTGATGGGGCGAACAGATGGCAGCAAATTAAGAACATTACGATCCCATTGTTAATGCCTACCGTTTCCATTCTAACGCTTCTTGCTATTGGGAAAATATTCTATTCGGATTTCGGCATGATTTATGCCATTATCGGTGACAATGGATTGTTATATCCGACAACGGACGTTATCGATACGTATACGTTCCGAACGCTCCGCACTTCCGGTAACCCTGCAATTGCCATGGCCATCGGGATGTATCAATCAATTGTGGGTTTTGTACTTGTCCTGGTTGCCAACTGGCTAGTGAAGAAATCAAGTAAAGACAGCGTGATTTTCTGA
- a CDS encoding carbohydrate ABC transporter permease, giving the protein MDVFQSINTLLVSVFALICTLPTVLVLIVSLSDEESIRNKGYSFWPDSFSISAYKSLFTGNHQLLQSYTVSFGVTLVGTAAAVLITGMAGYTLANKQVRYRNKLAFFFFFTMLFNTGLVPWYMINDFLGFKNNIMALIVPTLLFSPFNLFLVRNFMQELPEELFESARMDGASDAYIAFRIVFPLSLPVLATVALFYGLGYWNNWFNAIMLVDKQSLYPLQYLLYKLQSEISMVNQMQGAAASNITLPSESFKMAVAIITIGPIVLLYPFLQRFIIKGLIVGAVKG; this is encoded by the coding sequence GTGGATGTATTTCAAAGTATCAATACGTTACTCGTTTCCGTATTTGCCTTAATTTGCACACTGCCCACTGTGCTAGTGCTCATTGTGTCCCTCTCTGATGAAGAATCTATTCGGAATAAGGGATACAGCTTTTGGCCCGACAGCTTTTCAATAAGCGCTTATAAATCGTTGTTTACAGGGAATCATCAACTACTTCAAAGCTATACGGTTTCTTTTGGAGTTACCCTGGTCGGTACGGCTGCAGCTGTCTTAATTACTGGGATGGCAGGCTACACGTTAGCCAATAAACAGGTCCGTTACCGCAATAAACTTGCCTTCTTTTTCTTCTTTACTATGTTATTCAACACAGGTTTGGTGCCATGGTATATGATCAATGATTTCCTTGGCTTTAAAAATAATATCATGGCGCTTATTGTTCCGACTTTATTATTTAGTCCGTTTAATTTGTTTCTCGTCCGCAATTTTATGCAGGAATTGCCAGAGGAGTTATTTGAATCGGCTAGAATGGACGGAGCGAGTGATGCTTACATCGCTTTTCGAATCGTATTTCCACTGTCTCTGCCGGTTCTGGCAACAGTGGCGCTATTTTATGGGCTCGGTTATTGGAATAACTGGTTTAACGCGATTATGCTGGTCGACAAGCAAAGCTTATACCCACTTCAGTATTTGCTCTATAAACTTCAATCCGAAATCAGCATGGTGAACCAGATGCAAGGAGCAGCTGCGTCCAATATCACGTTACCTTCGGAATCTTTCAAAATGGCTGTGGCGATAATAACGATCGGCCCCATTGTGCTGCTCTATCCATTTTTGCAGCGATTCATTATAAAGGGGCTTATTGTTGGAGCAGTCAAAGGTTAG